The genomic DNA GGAATGCCTTGCTATGATTGGCCACTATAAACCACACCCCCTGCAACAGGAATAATAAACGATTGGCTAGGAGACAAACCGTTCAAACACTCATTGTTAGTCGTTAATGAACGAGGGAATGGCTGTAAGTCGCTGTTAAACAtcctgcacctcctcctcacacctcctccatcTAATACTGAGGAGGGGGATGGCACTATTAGTGggtgaggagaggggggaggggttaaTCAAACACTCCAAATCCAGAGGAGCAGGAATCATtaagaaagaggaaataaagaagCAGTAATGTTGGGGGGGGTCAACTGGAGCAAGGGGAGGAATGTTTTGGCCACAAAGTCTCTGACTGCAGTCAGGATGCGGGGGGGGTGAGGTTCAGCAGGAGCTTAGGTCCTCCATGGTCTGAGTCAAAGTCGTCTGCAGCTCCACGTTGGCTTTTTTGGCTGAAGCCAAAGCGTCTGCAAACAGAAGATTGACAACAGTCACTCTAGGACAAATAAGCCCCGCCTTTAATCAGCTAGTCCCACCTCCAATTAGCTAGTCCAGCCCCCAATCAGCTAGTCTCACCTTTAATCAGCTAGTCCCACCCCCAATCAGATAGTCCCACCCCCAGTCAGCTAGTCCCACCCCCAATCAGATAGTCCCACCCGACAACCAACCAAGTCTTGCTGTCCAATCAGAAGGCAGGACTGTCCTGCTGATCTCACCTTCCAggatgtctctttttttctccagtctAGCCATGTTACGCTCCGCATTCTCTGCTCTGGACTCCGCCTGGAACAGGAAGTTCACAggtgacaaacaggaagtgatgttagagtaacataaataaaagtatGATCTCACCTCCTCCAGACCGCGTCTCAGATGTTTGATCTCCTCTTCGTATTTGTCCTCCGCCAACGAATactagagagatagagagacaggcGTACTCATCAGCCAATGAGCTACCAGGACATCTCTGTAAGGGTCTTTCTCAaaccactacaccctctccctacacACGACCCCTCCGTCTGGATCGTGGAGGGCTGGCCATATTAAGGCCGTCCCAAaccaatggggggggggggggttcgtcATGGAGAAGGCAACCTGTAAGTTCTGTGCCTccaaacactgctccaactaaTATAGATATTTAATATCATCATCCAGACGTTAACAACTTTAAATGTGAATCTGAGGATCAAAgggggttggtttgaaaaaggccCTAAGCGTCAGTCACCTGACTGATGATAGCACCTGCTTCAGGTGTGGTTTTTCCTCCCTGACCTACAGGTGAAAACATTAAGTCctcctcctaccttctctgccTGGGCCTCCATTGACTTTGAACTAGTGAAGACAattttcagctcctcctccaccgctCGACTCTTGCTGCACAGACAAAGGCACAGGTTGTCAAGACAGGTGTGCTGAGTCATGGtgtgtcagacagacaggtgtgctGAGTCATGGTGTGTCAGTCAGACGGGTGTACTGAGTCATGGTGTGTCAGTCAGACGGGTGTACTGAGTCATGGtgtgtcagacagacaggtgtgctGAGTCATGGTGTGTCAGTCAGACGGGTGTACTGAGTCATGGTGTGTCAGTCAGACGGGTGTACTGAGTCATGGTGTGTCAGACAGACGGGTGTGCTGAGTCATGTTGTGTCAGACAGACGGGTGTGCTGAGTCATGGTGTGTCAGACAGGTGTACTGAGTCATGGTGTGTCAGTCAGACAGGTGTGCTGAGTCATGTTGTGTCAGACAGGTGTGCTGAGTCATGGTGTGTCAGACAGGTGTGCTGAGTCATGGTGTGTCAGACAGGTGTGCTGAGTCATGGTGTGTCAAGACAGGTGTGCCGAGTCATGGTGTGTCAGTCAGACAGGTGTGCTGAGTCACGGTGTGTCAGTCAGACAGGTGTGCCGAGTCATGGTGTGTCAGTCAGACAGGTGTGCCGAGTCATGGTGTGTCAGTCAGACAGGTGTGCTGAGTCACGGTgtatcagacagacaggtgtaccGAGTCATGGtgtgtcagacagacaggtgtaccGAGTCATGGTGTGTCAGTCAGACAGGTGTACTGAGTCATGGTGTATCAGACAGGTGTGCTGAGTCATGGtgtgtcagacagacaggtgtgctGAGTCATGGTgtatcagacagacaggtgtgctGAGTCATGGTgtatcagacagacaggtgtgctGAGTCATGGTGTGTCAGTCAGACAGGTGTGTACTTTGTGTAGTTGTACATATTGTATAATCATGTTAAACGTATATTTAGAGACTCAGGATCTGTGGACATGAATTCAGTGAGAGAGGGCAGAGAGGTGCTGCTACCTCTCCAGCTAACATACTTTGGTCCAGGACTTGAACccgcgaccctctggttcccaacccgaGTCCCTACTGAGctagtttgttttagtttttttgaagGTTAGTGTCGGCAGCAGGGAAAGCCATGCAgagtgcagcaggaggaggagctgaagcagaaggtcagaggtcaggtgaGGCAGGaggagctctgattggttgacaaGAGGTTGGAGGTCAGGTGACCCTCAGTACCTTGTCCTCAGATGCCTGCAGGCTCTTCAGTGATTGGTCGAAACTTCTCAACTGCTCCTCCAACCTTCGAACCTTACTGTTAGACaggtggacagacagacaggtggacagacagacagatggacagacaggtggacagacagacagacaggaagcaggacgtgcagcagcagcaacatgtttccatggaaacagacaggaagagaaagatgGATGCAGAAGGATTAGCTCTGTAAGTGAAGGAGTGTGACATAACGATGAGGTCATCAAAGTGTGACATCACGATGAGGTCATCAGTATGACATCCAATGTTTCCCATTAATTACCTCGACTGTGGCGGCCGCtcacattaaaatgttctctgGTACTGAAAGTATTTTAACACTTCATATGAAGATCTTTTACCCCCCCGACCCCCGACCTCTTCGTCACCCTCCTGTGTGTATTCACTGAATGAAGCTACAGCCCAGACAGGTATCaacgtctgtctgtctctctacctgtctgtctctgcccatctctctctctactgcccatctgtctctctacctgtctgtctctctgcccatctgtctctctactgcccatctgtctgtctctctactgcccatctgtctgtctctctactgcccatctgtctgtctctctactgcccatctgtctctctacctgtctggcTAAGCAGCTCATGCTGTAAGAAGCAGACatgcacaggtgtgtgtgtgtgtgtgtgtgaacctcTCTGCGTTCTCAGCTCTCTTTTCAGCTCGTTCCAGATCTACCTCCAACATCGCCAGTTTACGAGCCACCTGGGACAAACACAACCATCAGATTAAAATGAAGAGCTCAGAGAGCTCAGCCATCAGCCACACATccatgatgtcatcaaacatccatgatgtcatcaaacatccacGATGTCATCAAACATCGACgatgtcatcaaacatccactatgtcatcaaacatccactatgtcatcaaacatccacgatgatgtcatcaaacatccacgatgtcatcaaacatccacgatgatgtcatcaaacatccacGATGTAGTGAACACACCATTTTGTAGTGCTGTGAGTGTGATCATACCCTAAAGTCCACtcaatgtatcccacaatgcattgtgaaaagtagtgtacaaCCAATGGTCACTAGCCAAGTAAtatatcccatcatgcattgcggttcaaCGATTTTTATGAGCAGAGAGATGTTTGACTCGACTGCTCTCAGACGGACGAGAGGAGCAACAGCATGAAGAAAGTGGATAAAGTTCATATTTGGAGCGTTAAGACTGAAATCTATgatcagtttaaataaagagtCAAAGATGGTTAACGTTAGTGGCGGTAGTTTGTCCTGATGATGAAGACAGACGAGAGACCAGAGTCTGTGAGCATCAAgaaatatgtttcattatttataaaaaaaaaataaaaaaatcaatatttaacatttaatcattatttataaaaaaaatcaatatttaacatttaatcattatttataaaaataaaaaataaacatttaacatttaatcattctgtataaaaaatataaatttaacatttaatcattatttatgaagaaaaatcaatatttaacatttaatcattatttataaaaaatataaatttaacatttaatcattatttataaaaaaaatcaatatttaacatttaatcattatttataaaaatatattaaacatttaatcatttttttataaaaaaaatcaatatataatcattatttataaaaagaaatcaagatttaacaatcaattattattaaaaaatcaagatttaatcattatttaaacaaatcaatatttaacatttaattattttttattaaaaaaaaaatcaacatttaacattgtatcattatttatttaaaaaaaatcaacatttaatcattatttataaaaaaaatcaatatttaacatttaattattatttataactGCTTTATGACAACACACCGAGTATAATTTCAGTTTTCACTGTACTGTCTGTAGtgtagaggtgggcgatatgggaaacatatcatatcacgattttttttttgcaaaatcctgatcacgattttatcacgattttCTTCATAgtgatctttagacaaatttgtaagttactgaccagttcaaccaaacttatttccctgtataatgtttttaaatgcacaaaaactgtgcagacaagtttaatctatttgaaaaacatctttgtaggaggtctggaggtctcacccagaacatctttagcaacagaaatgtctttccctcaatttgatcaatatttatgcacaatttgaaggttttcctcaccactttgaaatgatgatttagttatgtgtcctctttttatgttcatcaggaacattttcacgcagtgatgcattcatttgaaaacatgtagacttcaagttcttgtgtttctgttctatttagccctgcagagttcctacagctggagcttcatacatgctctgcagtctttgttttttttttatgacatcattggactaactttagtttagtttatatataatcaaacataatacagaatgtgttcattctgtgacacatgatcaaagtaagttttactgacagaagagtttaattcatagagggggtgggacattgttgattgacagacagacagtcaccatggttactcactctcacctgcctgctgctttgtaacgtcgtttagtgtaatccctataggttcagttatcacaacaggtgagcttcgggtggagaagcttgatagtaacttttaaacaccggggttatatctcccctcactgtctgtctgagctcctctctgtctgactctctgcagactgtgaacgtctctccggctcgttaaacggtttcttgtgtcgctatccgagatgtaaacttaactgtgcaaactatacagataagttaactgttgctcacagcgtgtcggtttggaaacatatcagaacagttgcatataactgGGATGGAGTggtttttgcggactttacttttaagttccgtttttgttttcaaaactcggagcataaactgcagcatgatagaataaacacattaacccggttctacgatctccctgctttggcagatcgtcagcacgttaaaatccttcacgatcgttatatcgcccaccactagtgtagtgtactgtgtgtagtgTATTACCTCCTCATACTTGCGGTCCGCCTCCTCTGCGATCAGTTTGGCTTCTCTCAGGTGAACCTCAAGTTGCTCCATCTTCTCCTCATCCTTCAGAGCCCTGTTCTCTATCACCTTCATCCccctgagacagacacacacacgtgagACAGGATCATACTAGCAGAGATCGTTGTCTGTCTCAGGTGAGTCTTACCTTTCGCTCTCGTCTGCAGACTTCTCCACCTCGTCCAGTTTGTGCAGGGCGGTGGTCAGGCGCTCCTGGGCTCGGTCCACGTTCTCCTCGCTGAGCTGCAGACGACGACCCAGAGCCGTCACCTCCGCCTCCGCCTGCAACATACAGAGAATCaatgtacaggtgtgtgtacctcCTCTCTCTACAGGTATGTGTACCTCCTctctctacaggtgtgtgtacttCCTctctctacaggtgtgtgtacctcctctctacaggtgtgtgtacctcctctctctacaggtgtgtgtacctcctctctctacaggtgtgtgtacctcctctctctacaggtgtgtgtacctcctctctctacaggtgtgtgtacctcctctctacaggtgtgtgtacctcctctctctacaggtgtgtgtacttCCTctctctacaggtgtgtgtacctcctctctacaggtgtgtgtacctcctctctctacaggtgtgtgtacctcctctctctacaggtgtgtgtacctcctctctctacaggtgtgtgtacctcctctctacaggtgtgtgtacctcctctctacaggtgtgtgtacttCCTctctctacaggtgtgtgtacctcctctctacaggtgtgtgtacctcctctctctacaggtgtgtgtacctcctctctctacaggtgtgtgtacctcctctctctacaggtgtgtgtacctcctctctacaggtgtgtgtacctcctctctctacaggtgtgtgtaccttctctctacaggtgtgtgtacctcctctctctacaggtgtgtacctcctctctctacaggtgtgtgtacctcctctctctacaggtgtgtgtacctcctctctgctcctcttctccttctccacctccaaCTGCAGTTTCTCCGCCCTCTCCTCCGcatcctccacctgctcctgcAGGACTTtgatcttcttcttcacagcaTCGATGCTGTTCAGTCCTCCACTCATCTTCTTCTGCTAACAGACAAACAGCTGGTGAGCGTACAGGTACACGCTTCATACTAACCCGACCTTTGGTCATTAGCAACATATTTAACTTCGGGTCATGTGACACATTCATGGTGCGAGCTAGTGTAACTGAACGATGTGTTCAGGTGACTTCTGTTACGTTGTTAAATTGTTCTCATGGCCAGAGGGCTCATTAGCGCCCCCCTCTGAGCCGGAGGGTCAATAACACGAGGCAGTGCCACTTCCTCAAAGAATGAATCAGACCAAGTAGGAAAAGGAAGCAGCACTCTGCAGGAGCCAATCAGCTGacagcagacaggaagtgacaccgATGTGTTGGTTTTAGAGGTTCTGTTGAATTAACGGTGTATTTGTTGATTATTAAACATCTAATGATGAAttaatttatataaaaacataaaactcaacagctgagttttatgtttttaaatcattaaatgatgattttt from Labrus mixtus chromosome 11, fLabMix1.1, whole genome shotgun sequence includes the following:
- the LOC132983233 gene encoding tropomyosin alpha-4 chain-like isoform X1, with the protein product MSGGLNSIDAVKKKIKVLQEQVEDAEERAEKLQLEVEKEKRSREEAEAEVTALGRRLQLSEENVDRAQERLTTALHKLDEVEKSADESERGMKVIENRALKDEEKMEQLEVHLREAKLIAEEADRKYEEVARKLAMLEVDLERAEKRAENAESKSRAVEEELKIVFTSSKSMEAQAEKYSLAEDKYEEEIKHLRRGLEEVRSYFYLCYSNITSCLSPVNFLFQAESRAENAERNMARLEKKRDILEDALASAKKANVELQTTLTQTMEDLSSC
- the LOC132983233 gene encoding tropomyosin alpha-4 chain-like isoform X2; its protein translation is MSGGLNSIDAVKKKIKVLQEQVEDAEERAEKLQLEVEKEKRSREEAEAEVTALGRRLQLSEENVDRAQERLTTALHKLDEVEKSADESERGMKVIENRALKDEEKMEQLEVHLREAKLIAEEADRKYEEVARKLAMLEVDLERAEKRAENAESKSRAVEEELKIVFTSSKSMEAQAEKYSLAEDKYEEEIKHLRRGLEEAESRAENAERNMARLEKKRDILEDALASAKKANVELQTTLTQTMEDLSSC